In Salarias fasciatus chromosome 2, fSalaFa1.1, whole genome shotgun sequence, one genomic interval encodes:
- the inppl1b gene encoding inositol polyphosphate phosphatase-like 1b isoform X1, whose translation MATAAWYHRDISRVHAEDLLARAGRDGSYLVRDSESVPGAYALCLLFQRHVHTYRILPDTEGLLAVQTTQGVQVNCFRTLEDLVLGYQHPHKGLVTPLLYPVPRDTDTGDESSDDEKPPPVPASVNTTPFTGLPAKPAPHTVFLDKLQDLNTSSSTAGEVIGLLNDYLFSELPLDIENVHKGATTLCHLKRTLGAACQGLNSEIDLTLSSLETLAKVFDHPSCTLTTTKAQGPEMEMDTLLCKISALVSLLSSLEKKVLKALQDAVTNHNLAVQPNPPPPEPTPPSVPPVKNNDRPLPVHSFQVKMVRYGRQTVSVDVDTGVLLFDRKAGSFGIERVPHDRILQIVKFQSSPAKVRMVVGSHHNTPREMTFESARKCDSFCHLLQLMRTRHCQRSEPDMVSVFVGTWNMGGSPPPRSLQSWVTSCGLGHTPDESISCLPHDIYALGSQENPQGEKEWTEHIKATLRSYTQIDFKQVAVQSLWNMRLAVFVKPEHESRISHVNTASVKTGLGNTLGNKGAVGVSFLFNGTSFGFVNCHLTSGSDKVLRRNQNFVDVLRLLSLGDKQLGAFDISLRFTHLFWCGDLNYRLDLDVQDILKHVSKREFEELMCADQLTRERHKRKAFLNFTEEKITFPPTYRYERGSRDCYLWQKYKTSGVRVNVPSWCDRILWKSYPETHIICTAYGCTDDIFTSDHSPVFATFQVGVMSQSSSKADPNSGIERAWIELEGIEAIVKTASKAKFFIEFHSSCLEETRRSSENDAQGCDVPGFLKLGWSFKHLPKLLPIMSHMEYLQDQHLLLSVKSCDGFESYGECCVALRSLTGASEQFETFLSHRGEEMGSIRGRVRIHVPKDKRGTREKIYEWFHLEKDDKGPGRGSVSPAVTRVPVNRSTVVPLKLTTSSYTNPAYFIFEGVSVPRQVEEALPQRRDPQVVWSGNEALQLPKVSSARPGFDRRPCRRSDFTEIEIPAILPQCTPSNDLQTGQNSSSYQLFPAKKPSPIPPPSSKVISHYQEQTAKPRDKFQGKNTVLDAIQPESNVRNLYMNHSAIIREKCRRNQHQLHPERTNPVKTTKAPSAFPYTPTHAAHCQASVPWLVDQQPPPPTGDNSLTALQIAKSLSEVDFFPTETRGPSITSQRPGYRNGPSVHGDRGYRWEKEVSVLQGAPETVRELLSSLGLQKYTLGLRLNGWDDLDYFSGITEEGLCAAGVTNPSHRRRILENLPRNWN comes from the exons ACGACACAGGGGGTGCAGGTGAATTGTTTCCGGACACTGGAGGACTTGGTGTTGGGCTACCAGCATCCACACAAAGGTCTGGTCACCCCTCTGCTCTACCCCGTTCCCCGTGATACAGACACGGGAGATGAGAGCTCAG ATGATGAGAAACCGCCTCCTGTTCCAGCCTCCGTCAACACGACGCCTTTCACCGGACTCCCGGCAAAACCAGCCCCTCATACTGTATTCCTGGATAAGTTGCAAGACCTGAACACATCCAG CAGCACTGCAGGTGAGGTGATTGGCCTGCTCAATGACTACCTCTTCAGTGAGCTTCCTCTTGACATTGAGAATGTGCACAAAGGGGCCACGACTCTCTGTCACCTCAAGCGTACTCTCGGTGCAGCCTGCCAAGGTCTGAACAG TGAGATCGATCTGACTCTCTCAAGTCTGGAAACCCTCGCCAAAGTCTTTGACCATCCCAGCTGCACTTTAACAACCACCAAGGCACAG GGTCCAGAGATGGAGATGGACACCTTACTGTGTAAAATCTCAGCTTTGGTCAGCCTCCTGTCTTCGCTGGAGAAAAAG GTATTAAAAGCGTTACAAGACGCTGTGACCAATCACAATCTGGCAGTGCAACCGAACCCACCCCCTCCTGAACCAACTCCACCCAGCGTACCGCCTGTGAAGAACAACGACAGGCCGCTGCCGGTCCACTCCTTTCAG gtgaaGATGGTGAGGTACGGCAGGCAGACTGTTTCCGTGGATGTGGACACAGGAGTGCTGCTGTTTGACAGGAAGGCCGGCTCCTTTGGTATAGAGAGGGTGCCACATGACAGAA TCCTTCAGATTGTCAAGTTTCAGAGCAGTCCAGCCAAAGTTCGCATGGTGGTCGGCAGTCATCACAACACACCTCGAGAAATGACCTTTGAGAGTGCACGG AAATGTGACTccttctgtcacctcctccagctaaTGAGAACTCGGCACTGTCAGCGGAGTGAACCTGACatggtctctgtgtttgttggcACCTGGAATATGG GTGGCTCCCCTCCTCCTCGAAGTCTGCAGTCGTGGGTGACTAGTTGTGGTTTGGGACACACACCTGATGAGTCCATCTCCTGTCTGCCCCATGATATATACGCCTTAGGAAGCCAGGAAAACCCTCAGGGGGAGAAAGAGTGGACCGAACATATCAAAGCAACTCTCCGCAGCTACACTCAGATCGACTTCAAACAG GTGGCAGTGCAGTCCCTCTGGAACATGAGGCTGGCTGTGTTTGTCAAGCCGGAGCATGAGAGTCGCATCAGCCATGTGAACACAGCCAGTGTGAAGACTGGTCTGGGGAACACACTGG gaAACAAAGGCGCTGTAGGGGTCTCCTTCCTGTTCAATGGCACTTCTTTTGGGTTTGTGAACTGCCACCTGACCTCTGGAAGTGACAAAGTCCTCAG gaggaaccagaacttTGTGGACGTCCTCCGGTTGCTCTCTCTGGGTGACAAACAGCTCGGTGCGTTCGACATCAGCCTCCGCTTCACTCATCTCTTCTGGTGCGGCGACCTCAACtacaggctggacctggacgtTCAG GACATCCTGAAACATGTGTCAAAGAGGGAATTTGAGGAGCTCATGTGTGCAGACCAGCTGACCCGAGAGAGGCACAAGAGGAAGGCCTTTCTCAATTTCA CGGAAGAGAAGATAACATTTCCACCCACTTATCGCTATGAGAGGGGATCCAGAGACTGCTACCTGTGGCAGAAGTACAAGACCTCAGGA GTGCGAGTCAATGTTCCCTCCTGGTGTGACAGGATCCTGTGGAAGTCTTACCCTGAGACACACATCATCTGCACTGCATATG GTTGCACAGATGACATCTTCACAAGTGATCACTCGCCTGTTTTCGCTACCTTCCAAGTGGGCGTGATGTCTCAATCCAGCTCCAAAGCAG ATCCAAATTCTGGCATTGAGAGAGCCTGGATTGAGCTCGAAGGCATTGAAGCTATTGTGAAGACTGCGAGCAAAGCAAAGTTCTTCATTGAATTTCATTCCTCGTGCCTTGAAG AGACGCGACGCTCCAGCGAGAATGACGCACAGGGCTGTGATGTTCCAGGGTTTCTCAAACTGGGCTGGTCCTTCAAACATCTGCCAAAG CTCCTCCCAATCATGTCGCACATGGAGTATCTTCAGGACCaacacctgctgctgtctgtcaaGTCTTGTGATGGATTCGAATCATACG GTGAATGCTGTGTGGCTCTCCGCTCTCTCACTGGTGCATCAGAACAGTTTGAGACGTTCCTGAGTCACCGAGGAGAGGAGATGGGCTCCATACGAGGGCGGGTTCGGATCCACGTGCCCAAAGACAAGAGAGGAACCCGGGAGAAGATCTATG AGTGGTTCCATTTAGAGAAGGACGACAAAGGTCCCGGCAGAGGAAGCGTGTCTCCCGCAGTGACGCGGGTGCCAGTCAACAG GTCCACTGTGGTCCCTCTCAAACTAACTACGAGCAGCTACACCAACCCCGCCTACTTCATCTTTGAAGGCGTGTCTGTGCCGcgccaggtggaggaggctctcCCCCAGCGAAGGGACCCCCAGGTGGTCTGGTCTGGTAACGAGGCCCTGCAGCTCCCCAAAGTCTCCTCCGCAAGACCGGGATTCGACAGAAGACCCTGTCGCCGATCTGACTTCACAGAAATTGAAATTCCGGCCATCTTGCCGCAGTGCACACCGAGCAACGACCTTCAGACAGGACAAAACAGCTCCTCCTATCAGCTTTTTCCGGCGAAGAAGCCGTCTCCCATACCTCCGCCCTCTAGTAAAGTCATCTCACATTATCAGGAACAGACTGCGAAGCCCAGAGATAAATTCCAAGGTAAAAATACTGTTCTGGATGCCATACAGCCGGAAAGCAACGTAAGGAACCTGTACATGAATCATTCGGCAATAATCCGAGAGAAATGCAGAAGGAATCAACACCAGCTTCATCCAGAAAGGACCAATCCTGTAAAAACCACCAAGGCGCCGTCAGCGTTCCCTTACACCCCCACTCACGCAGCACACTGTCAGGCCTCTGTTCCCTGGTTAGTGGATCAGCAGCCCCCGCCGCCCACAGGAGACAACTCGCTCACTGCCTTGCAGATTGCAAAATCGCTCAGCGAAGTGGACTTCTTCCCCACAGAGACGAGGGGCCCGTCCATAACCAGCCAGAGGCCCGGTTACAGAAACGGCCCCTCTGTGCATGGAGATAGAGGCTACAGGTGGGAGAAAGAG GTGTCAGTCCTGCAAGGCGCACCGGAGACAGTGCGAGAACTCCTCAGCTCTCTCGGGCTTCAGAAATACACCCTGGGGCTTCGCCTCAACGGCTGGGATGATCTGGATTATTTCAG TGGCATAACTGAGGAGGgcctctgtgctgcaggagttACAAACCCTTCACACCGGCGCAGGATACTGGAGAACCTGCCCAGGAACTGGAACTGA
- the inppl1b gene encoding inositol polyphosphate phosphatase-like 1b isoform X3 encodes MATAAWYHRDISRVHAEDLLARAGRDGSYLVRDSESVPGAYALCLLFQRHVHTYRILPDTEGLLAVQTTQGVQVNCFRTLEDLVLGYQHPHKGLVTPLLYPVPRDTDTGDESSDDEKPPPVPASVNTTPFTGLPAKPAPHTVFLDKLQDLNTSSSTAGATTLCHLKRTLGAACQGLNSEIDLTLSSLETLAKVFDHPSCTLTTTKAQGPEMEMDTLLCKISALVSLLSSLEKKVLKALQDAVTNHNLAVQPNPPPPEPTPPSVPPVKNNDRPLPVHSFQVKMVRYGRQTVSVDVDTGVLLFDRKAGSFGIERVPHDRILQIVKFQSSPAKVRMVVGSHHNTPREMTFESARKCDSFCHLLQLMRTRHCQRSEPDMVSVFVGTWNMGGSPPPRSLQSWVTSCGLGHTPDESISCLPHDIYALGSQENPQGEKEWTEHIKATLRSYTQIDFKQVAVQSLWNMRLAVFVKPEHESRISHVNTASVKTGLGNTLGNKGAVGVSFLFNGTSFGFVNCHLTSGSDKVLRRNQNFVDVLRLLSLGDKQLGAFDISLRFTHLFWCGDLNYRLDLDVQDILKHVSKREFEELMCADQLTRERHKRKAFLNFTEEKITFPPTYRYERGSRDCYLWQKYKTSGVRVNVPSWCDRILWKSYPETHIICTAYGCTDDIFTSDHSPVFATFQVGVMSQSSSKADPNSGIERAWIELEGIEAIVKTASKAKFFIEFHSSCLEETRRSSENDAQGCDVPGFLKLGWSFKHLPKLLPIMSHMEYLQDQHLLLSVKSCDGFESYGECCVALRSLTGASEQFETFLSHRGEEMGSIRGRVRIHVPKDKRGTREKIYEWFHLEKDDKGPGRGSVSPAVTRVPVNRSTVVPLKLTTSSYTNPAYFIFEGVSVPRQVEEALPQRRDPQVVWSGNEALQLPKVSSARPGFDRRPCRRSDFTEIEIPAILPQCTPSNDLQTGQNSSSYQLFPAKKPSPIPPPSSKVISHYQEQTAKPRDKFQGKNTVLDAIQPESNVRNLYMNHSAIIREKCRRNQHQLHPERTNPVKTTKAPSAFPYTPTHAAHCQASVPWLVDQQPPPPTGDNSLTALQIAKSLSEVDFFPTETRGPSITSQRPGYRNGPSVHGDRGYRWEKEVSVLQGAPETVRELLSSLGLQKYTLGLRLNGWDDLDYFSGITEEGLCAAGVTNPSHRRRILENLPRNWN; translated from the exons ACGACACAGGGGGTGCAGGTGAATTGTTTCCGGACACTGGAGGACTTGGTGTTGGGCTACCAGCATCCACACAAAGGTCTGGTCACCCCTCTGCTCTACCCCGTTCCCCGTGATACAGACACGGGAGATGAGAGCTCAG ATGATGAGAAACCGCCTCCTGTTCCAGCCTCCGTCAACACGACGCCTTTCACCGGACTCCCGGCAAAACCAGCCCCTCATACTGTATTCCTGGATAAGTTGCAAGACCTGAACACATCCAG CAGCACTGCAG GGGCCACGACTCTCTGTCACCTCAAGCGTACTCTCGGTGCAGCCTGCCAAGGTCTGAACAG TGAGATCGATCTGACTCTCTCAAGTCTGGAAACCCTCGCCAAAGTCTTTGACCATCCCAGCTGCACTTTAACAACCACCAAGGCACAG GGTCCAGAGATGGAGATGGACACCTTACTGTGTAAAATCTCAGCTTTGGTCAGCCTCCTGTCTTCGCTGGAGAAAAAG GTATTAAAAGCGTTACAAGACGCTGTGACCAATCACAATCTGGCAGTGCAACCGAACCCACCCCCTCCTGAACCAACTCCACCCAGCGTACCGCCTGTGAAGAACAACGACAGGCCGCTGCCGGTCCACTCCTTTCAG gtgaaGATGGTGAGGTACGGCAGGCAGACTGTTTCCGTGGATGTGGACACAGGAGTGCTGCTGTTTGACAGGAAGGCCGGCTCCTTTGGTATAGAGAGGGTGCCACATGACAGAA TCCTTCAGATTGTCAAGTTTCAGAGCAGTCCAGCCAAAGTTCGCATGGTGGTCGGCAGTCATCACAACACACCTCGAGAAATGACCTTTGAGAGTGCACGG AAATGTGACTccttctgtcacctcctccagctaaTGAGAACTCGGCACTGTCAGCGGAGTGAACCTGACatggtctctgtgtttgttggcACCTGGAATATGG GTGGCTCCCCTCCTCCTCGAAGTCTGCAGTCGTGGGTGACTAGTTGTGGTTTGGGACACACACCTGATGAGTCCATCTCCTGTCTGCCCCATGATATATACGCCTTAGGAAGCCAGGAAAACCCTCAGGGGGAGAAAGAGTGGACCGAACATATCAAAGCAACTCTCCGCAGCTACACTCAGATCGACTTCAAACAG GTGGCAGTGCAGTCCCTCTGGAACATGAGGCTGGCTGTGTTTGTCAAGCCGGAGCATGAGAGTCGCATCAGCCATGTGAACACAGCCAGTGTGAAGACTGGTCTGGGGAACACACTGG gaAACAAAGGCGCTGTAGGGGTCTCCTTCCTGTTCAATGGCACTTCTTTTGGGTTTGTGAACTGCCACCTGACCTCTGGAAGTGACAAAGTCCTCAG gaggaaccagaacttTGTGGACGTCCTCCGGTTGCTCTCTCTGGGTGACAAACAGCTCGGTGCGTTCGACATCAGCCTCCGCTTCACTCATCTCTTCTGGTGCGGCGACCTCAACtacaggctggacctggacgtTCAG GACATCCTGAAACATGTGTCAAAGAGGGAATTTGAGGAGCTCATGTGTGCAGACCAGCTGACCCGAGAGAGGCACAAGAGGAAGGCCTTTCTCAATTTCA CGGAAGAGAAGATAACATTTCCACCCACTTATCGCTATGAGAGGGGATCCAGAGACTGCTACCTGTGGCAGAAGTACAAGACCTCAGGA GTGCGAGTCAATGTTCCCTCCTGGTGTGACAGGATCCTGTGGAAGTCTTACCCTGAGACACACATCATCTGCACTGCATATG GTTGCACAGATGACATCTTCACAAGTGATCACTCGCCTGTTTTCGCTACCTTCCAAGTGGGCGTGATGTCTCAATCCAGCTCCAAAGCAG ATCCAAATTCTGGCATTGAGAGAGCCTGGATTGAGCTCGAAGGCATTGAAGCTATTGTGAAGACTGCGAGCAAAGCAAAGTTCTTCATTGAATTTCATTCCTCGTGCCTTGAAG AGACGCGACGCTCCAGCGAGAATGACGCACAGGGCTGTGATGTTCCAGGGTTTCTCAAACTGGGCTGGTCCTTCAAACATCTGCCAAAG CTCCTCCCAATCATGTCGCACATGGAGTATCTTCAGGACCaacacctgctgctgtctgtcaaGTCTTGTGATGGATTCGAATCATACG GTGAATGCTGTGTGGCTCTCCGCTCTCTCACTGGTGCATCAGAACAGTTTGAGACGTTCCTGAGTCACCGAGGAGAGGAGATGGGCTCCATACGAGGGCGGGTTCGGATCCACGTGCCCAAAGACAAGAGAGGAACCCGGGAGAAGATCTATG AGTGGTTCCATTTAGAGAAGGACGACAAAGGTCCCGGCAGAGGAAGCGTGTCTCCCGCAGTGACGCGGGTGCCAGTCAACAG GTCCACTGTGGTCCCTCTCAAACTAACTACGAGCAGCTACACCAACCCCGCCTACTTCATCTTTGAAGGCGTGTCTGTGCCGcgccaggtggaggaggctctcCCCCAGCGAAGGGACCCCCAGGTGGTCTGGTCTGGTAACGAGGCCCTGCAGCTCCCCAAAGTCTCCTCCGCAAGACCGGGATTCGACAGAAGACCCTGTCGCCGATCTGACTTCACAGAAATTGAAATTCCGGCCATCTTGCCGCAGTGCACACCGAGCAACGACCTTCAGACAGGACAAAACAGCTCCTCCTATCAGCTTTTTCCGGCGAAGAAGCCGTCTCCCATACCTCCGCCCTCTAGTAAAGTCATCTCACATTATCAGGAACAGACTGCGAAGCCCAGAGATAAATTCCAAGGTAAAAATACTGTTCTGGATGCCATACAGCCGGAAAGCAACGTAAGGAACCTGTACATGAATCATTCGGCAATAATCCGAGAGAAATGCAGAAGGAATCAACACCAGCTTCATCCAGAAAGGACCAATCCTGTAAAAACCACCAAGGCGCCGTCAGCGTTCCCTTACACCCCCACTCACGCAGCACACTGTCAGGCCTCTGTTCCCTGGTTAGTGGATCAGCAGCCCCCGCCGCCCACAGGAGACAACTCGCTCACTGCCTTGCAGATTGCAAAATCGCTCAGCGAAGTGGACTTCTTCCCCACAGAGACGAGGGGCCCGTCCATAACCAGCCAGAGGCCCGGTTACAGAAACGGCCCCTCTGTGCATGGAGATAGAGGCTACAGGTGGGAGAAAGAG GTGTCAGTCCTGCAAGGCGCACCGGAGACAGTGCGAGAACTCCTCAGCTCTCTCGGGCTTCAGAAATACACCCTGGGGCTTCGCCTCAACGGCTGGGATGATCTGGATTATTTCAG TGGCATAACTGAGGAGGgcctctgtgctgcaggagttACAAACCCTTCACACCGGCGCAGGATACTGGAGAACCTGCCCAGGAACTGGAACTGA
- the inppl1b gene encoding inositol polyphosphate phosphatase-like 1b isoform X2 codes for MATAAWYHRDISRVHAEDLLARAGRDGSYLVRDSESVPGAYALCLLFQRHVHTYRILPDTEGLLAVQTTQGVQVNCFRTLEDLVLGYQHPHKGLVTPLLYPVPRDTDTGDESSDDEKPPPVPASVNTTPFTGLPAKPAPHTVFLDKLQDLNTSSTAGEVIGLLNDYLFSELPLDIENVHKGATTLCHLKRTLGAACQGLNSEIDLTLSSLETLAKVFDHPSCTLTTTKAQGPEMEMDTLLCKISALVSLLSSLEKKVLKALQDAVTNHNLAVQPNPPPPEPTPPSVPPVKNNDRPLPVHSFQVKMVRYGRQTVSVDVDTGVLLFDRKAGSFGIERVPHDRILQIVKFQSSPAKVRMVVGSHHNTPREMTFESARKCDSFCHLLQLMRTRHCQRSEPDMVSVFVGTWNMGGSPPPRSLQSWVTSCGLGHTPDESISCLPHDIYALGSQENPQGEKEWTEHIKATLRSYTQIDFKQVAVQSLWNMRLAVFVKPEHESRISHVNTASVKTGLGNTLGNKGAVGVSFLFNGTSFGFVNCHLTSGSDKVLRRNQNFVDVLRLLSLGDKQLGAFDISLRFTHLFWCGDLNYRLDLDVQDILKHVSKREFEELMCADQLTRERHKRKAFLNFTEEKITFPPTYRYERGSRDCYLWQKYKTSGVRVNVPSWCDRILWKSYPETHIICTAYGCTDDIFTSDHSPVFATFQVGVMSQSSSKADPNSGIERAWIELEGIEAIVKTASKAKFFIEFHSSCLEETRRSSENDAQGCDVPGFLKLGWSFKHLPKLLPIMSHMEYLQDQHLLLSVKSCDGFESYGECCVALRSLTGASEQFETFLSHRGEEMGSIRGRVRIHVPKDKRGTREKIYEWFHLEKDDKGPGRGSVSPAVTRVPVNRSTVVPLKLTTSSYTNPAYFIFEGVSVPRQVEEALPQRRDPQVVWSGNEALQLPKVSSARPGFDRRPCRRSDFTEIEIPAILPQCTPSNDLQTGQNSSSYQLFPAKKPSPIPPPSSKVISHYQEQTAKPRDKFQGKNTVLDAIQPESNVRNLYMNHSAIIREKCRRNQHQLHPERTNPVKTTKAPSAFPYTPTHAAHCQASVPWLVDQQPPPPTGDNSLTALQIAKSLSEVDFFPTETRGPSITSQRPGYRNGPSVHGDRGYRWEKEVSVLQGAPETVRELLSSLGLQKYTLGLRLNGWDDLDYFSGITEEGLCAAGVTNPSHRRRILENLPRNWN; via the exons ACGACACAGGGGGTGCAGGTGAATTGTTTCCGGACACTGGAGGACTTGGTGTTGGGCTACCAGCATCCACACAAAGGTCTGGTCACCCCTCTGCTCTACCCCGTTCCCCGTGATACAGACACGGGAGATGAGAGCTCAG ATGATGAGAAACCGCCTCCTGTTCCAGCCTCCGTCAACACGACGCCTTTCACCGGACTCCCGGCAAAACCAGCCCCTCATACTGTATTCCTGGATAAGTTGCAAGACCTGAACACATCCAG CACTGCAGGTGAGGTGATTGGCCTGCTCAATGACTACCTCTTCAGTGAGCTTCCTCTTGACATTGAGAATGTGCACAAAGGGGCCACGACTCTCTGTCACCTCAAGCGTACTCTCGGTGCAGCCTGCCAAGGTCTGAACAG TGAGATCGATCTGACTCTCTCAAGTCTGGAAACCCTCGCCAAAGTCTTTGACCATCCCAGCTGCACTTTAACAACCACCAAGGCACAG GGTCCAGAGATGGAGATGGACACCTTACTGTGTAAAATCTCAGCTTTGGTCAGCCTCCTGTCTTCGCTGGAGAAAAAG GTATTAAAAGCGTTACAAGACGCTGTGACCAATCACAATCTGGCAGTGCAACCGAACCCACCCCCTCCTGAACCAACTCCACCCAGCGTACCGCCTGTGAAGAACAACGACAGGCCGCTGCCGGTCCACTCCTTTCAG gtgaaGATGGTGAGGTACGGCAGGCAGACTGTTTCCGTGGATGTGGACACAGGAGTGCTGCTGTTTGACAGGAAGGCCGGCTCCTTTGGTATAGAGAGGGTGCCACATGACAGAA TCCTTCAGATTGTCAAGTTTCAGAGCAGTCCAGCCAAAGTTCGCATGGTGGTCGGCAGTCATCACAACACACCTCGAGAAATGACCTTTGAGAGTGCACGG AAATGTGACTccttctgtcacctcctccagctaaTGAGAACTCGGCACTGTCAGCGGAGTGAACCTGACatggtctctgtgtttgttggcACCTGGAATATGG GTGGCTCCCCTCCTCCTCGAAGTCTGCAGTCGTGGGTGACTAGTTGTGGTTTGGGACACACACCTGATGAGTCCATCTCCTGTCTGCCCCATGATATATACGCCTTAGGAAGCCAGGAAAACCCTCAGGGGGAGAAAGAGTGGACCGAACATATCAAAGCAACTCTCCGCAGCTACACTCAGATCGACTTCAAACAG GTGGCAGTGCAGTCCCTCTGGAACATGAGGCTGGCTGTGTTTGTCAAGCCGGAGCATGAGAGTCGCATCAGCCATGTGAACACAGCCAGTGTGAAGACTGGTCTGGGGAACACACTGG gaAACAAAGGCGCTGTAGGGGTCTCCTTCCTGTTCAATGGCACTTCTTTTGGGTTTGTGAACTGCCACCTGACCTCTGGAAGTGACAAAGTCCTCAG gaggaaccagaacttTGTGGACGTCCTCCGGTTGCTCTCTCTGGGTGACAAACAGCTCGGTGCGTTCGACATCAGCCTCCGCTTCACTCATCTCTTCTGGTGCGGCGACCTCAACtacaggctggacctggacgtTCAG GACATCCTGAAACATGTGTCAAAGAGGGAATTTGAGGAGCTCATGTGTGCAGACCAGCTGACCCGAGAGAGGCACAAGAGGAAGGCCTTTCTCAATTTCA CGGAAGAGAAGATAACATTTCCACCCACTTATCGCTATGAGAGGGGATCCAGAGACTGCTACCTGTGGCAGAAGTACAAGACCTCAGGA GTGCGAGTCAATGTTCCCTCCTGGTGTGACAGGATCCTGTGGAAGTCTTACCCTGAGACACACATCATCTGCACTGCATATG GTTGCACAGATGACATCTTCACAAGTGATCACTCGCCTGTTTTCGCTACCTTCCAAGTGGGCGTGATGTCTCAATCCAGCTCCAAAGCAG ATCCAAATTCTGGCATTGAGAGAGCCTGGATTGAGCTCGAAGGCATTGAAGCTATTGTGAAGACTGCGAGCAAAGCAAAGTTCTTCATTGAATTTCATTCCTCGTGCCTTGAAG AGACGCGACGCTCCAGCGAGAATGACGCACAGGGCTGTGATGTTCCAGGGTTTCTCAAACTGGGCTGGTCCTTCAAACATCTGCCAAAG CTCCTCCCAATCATGTCGCACATGGAGTATCTTCAGGACCaacacctgctgctgtctgtcaaGTCTTGTGATGGATTCGAATCATACG GTGAATGCTGTGTGGCTCTCCGCTCTCTCACTGGTGCATCAGAACAGTTTGAGACGTTCCTGAGTCACCGAGGAGAGGAGATGGGCTCCATACGAGGGCGGGTTCGGATCCACGTGCCCAAAGACAAGAGAGGAACCCGGGAGAAGATCTATG AGTGGTTCCATTTAGAGAAGGACGACAAAGGTCCCGGCAGAGGAAGCGTGTCTCCCGCAGTGACGCGGGTGCCAGTCAACAG GTCCACTGTGGTCCCTCTCAAACTAACTACGAGCAGCTACACCAACCCCGCCTACTTCATCTTTGAAGGCGTGTCTGTGCCGcgccaggtggaggaggctctcCCCCAGCGAAGGGACCCCCAGGTGGTCTGGTCTGGTAACGAGGCCCTGCAGCTCCCCAAAGTCTCCTCCGCAAGACCGGGATTCGACAGAAGACCCTGTCGCCGATCTGACTTCACAGAAATTGAAATTCCGGCCATCTTGCCGCAGTGCACACCGAGCAACGACCTTCAGACAGGACAAAACAGCTCCTCCTATCAGCTTTTTCCGGCGAAGAAGCCGTCTCCCATACCTCCGCCCTCTAGTAAAGTCATCTCACATTATCAGGAACAGACTGCGAAGCCCAGAGATAAATTCCAAGGTAAAAATACTGTTCTGGATGCCATACAGCCGGAAAGCAACGTAAGGAACCTGTACATGAATCATTCGGCAATAATCCGAGAGAAATGCAGAAGGAATCAACACCAGCTTCATCCAGAAAGGACCAATCCTGTAAAAACCACCAAGGCGCCGTCAGCGTTCCCTTACACCCCCACTCACGCAGCACACTGTCAGGCCTCTGTTCCCTGGTTAGTGGATCAGCAGCCCCCGCCGCCCACAGGAGACAACTCGCTCACTGCCTTGCAGATTGCAAAATCGCTCAGCGAAGTGGACTTCTTCCCCACAGAGACGAGGGGCCCGTCCATAACCAGCCAGAGGCCCGGTTACAGAAACGGCCCCTCTGTGCATGGAGATAGAGGCTACAGGTGGGAGAAAGAG GTGTCAGTCCTGCAAGGCGCACCGGAGACAGTGCGAGAACTCCTCAGCTCTCTCGGGCTTCAGAAATACACCCTGGGGCTTCGCCTCAACGGCTGGGATGATCTGGATTATTTCAG TGGCATAACTGAGGAGGgcctctgtgctgcaggagttACAAACCCTTCACACCGGCGCAGGATACTGGAGAACCTGCCCAGGAACTGGAACTGA